In the Arachis ipaensis cultivar K30076 chromosome B10, Araip1.1, whole genome shotgun sequence genome, one interval contains:
- the LOC107623845 gene encoding glycine-rich RNA-binding protein RZ1A, with protein MTLDDDSSIYVGGLPYDASEQTIRSVFHLYGAILDVKIINEHRTRGKCYCFVTFTNTRSAINAINDMNGRTIDGRVIKVNGVRTRGGRSNFGSRERYHHAAERDVDWDRDRDRGYDHDRDGYRNRNGHWPRERDRSRDPDQDRDRRVEHMHDRHHDDHAGEPSLDKGWSRGDDRAGNGQDNGRAYSEDMDGDHSFDLNTDRRMDTSDRDKIFDEDKNEQSRRNNDLNVNNHHHMHLSSDSNGNHSDQVEDELKQSTEQLDQLKKEVSQMGERLEEKRLLVMDLQKKSRKLEEALTNAKKHTSYRQKQLTNLHKCFVQVKECTERLKTSEKELKAIVDASSMLENDGDGVGFQDGQLANGRY; from the exons atgacGCTGGACGATGATAGTTCCATCTACGTTGGGGGTCTTCCCTACGACGCTTCCGAACAAACTATCCGCTCTGTCTTTCATTTATATGGCGCCATCCTTGATGTTAAG ATTATCAACGAGCATCGCACTAGGGGCAAGTGCTATTGCTTTGTTACTTTCACGAATACTAGGTCAGCAATTAATGCCATCAACGACATGAATGGCAGG ACCATTGATGGGCGTGTCATTAAAGTGAATGGGGTGAGGACTCGTGGTGGGAGATCAAATTTCGGTAGTAGAGAGCGATATCATCATGCTGCTGAGAGGGATGTCGACTGGGATAGAGATAGAGACCGAGGCTATGATCATGATAGGGATGGATACAGGAATAGGAACGGCCATTGGCCTCGAGAACGTGATAGGTCTCGAGACCCTGACCAGGATAGGGATAGAAGAGTTGAGCATATGCATGATCGTCATCATGATGATCATGCCGGAGAACCTTCCTTAGATAAAGGTTGGAGTCGAGGGGATGACCGTGCAGGAAACGGACAAGATAATGGCAGGGCATATAGTGAAGATATGGATGGAGACCACAGCTTTGATTTGAATACAGACAGGAGGATGGATACCAGTGATCGTGATAAGATTTTTGACGAAGATAAAAATGAACAGTCAAGGAGAAACAACGA TTTGAATGTTAATAACCATCATCACATGCATCTTTCATCAGATTCAAATGGCAATCATAGTGATCAG GTAGAAGATGAATTAAAGCAATCAACTGAACAACTCGATCAACTGAAAAAGGAG GTGTCGCAAATGGGAGAGAGATTGGAAGAGAAAAGACTTCTTGTTATGGACTTACAGAAGAAGTCTAGG AAATTGGAGGAGGCACTGACTAACGCAAAGAAACACACTTCATATCGTCAAAAGCAGTTGACCAAT CTGCATAAATGTTTTGTACAAGTAAAAGAGTGCACCGAAAGGCTTAAAACCAGCGAAAAAGAACTTAAG GCTATAGTGGATGCATCATCAATGTTAGAGAATGATGGTGATGGTGTTGGCTTTCAGGATGGACAACTCGCAAATGGCAGATACTAA